The DNA sequence AAAATGACGAGGGAACATCATCTCCAGCCAGCATCTTTCTCTTGATTCATTCTTGGCTAATCATGTAAGTACCCTGGCTTTATTGACAATGACAATGTGGGTGCATTGCCGAATACCATTTTTGTCGATGACATTTCATAGACTGCAATTTGTGAGATTATATCCTCATTCAAGGGATCTGTAATGTCAAATGATTGAACAAGGTTGTAGTTGGAGACTGAGGCTTTAGAGACTGAACATGGGTCAGGAGGAGTCGTGAGAAGGTGATTTTTCCAACTCTTGTACACTTTTTGAAACCTCTATCATATCCAACTTGTATATCTTAAAGCTTTACTGTGCCTTGCTCATTTCGTTTACTCTCTGATAACTTATTTcatgttttatgtggtattgATCCAAGTTCACATCAGCAATTCATTGTAGATATCTGTAAATGTAtgctggtttttgtttttgttcttgttcTGTTTTATTTTTGCCTAGTGATTTGAACTAGTTAGACTTACCAGTCTTGTAGTTATCTTGAACTAAAGTGGTAGAACCTTACCTGGCCTAGTCAGTACTGCATCAGATTGACCAAGTTGCAATGGAACTATGAGCTTGTTCAAGTTCCAGTGTCTTGTATAATATGGCTGTGCTAGCTGATTGACCCCAAAAGGGTGTCATATCTTTACTGCCGATCTTTTGTAGAAGAGACCAATGAGAATCGTTGAGATGGGTACTTAACAAAATCATTGAATCATAGTTGTAGGTGTTCATGTTGGTCATGTACTTGTGAGGCATGGGCTCCAACTAGCACCCTGTTGGTCCATTAACTTAACAATATGGTCCTTTGCAGAGTAAACTTTCCCCACCTTTGTATAGTTTTTACACCAGTTGCACACAAACACAGCCTGCAGGTCATCACAGTGTAACGAGAGGCGTGATTTTATACCACAAGCGAAATGAATAAAACAGTAAAACAGAATGACCCTTCTTTACTGCTTGCAATTTAGCATCAAGGGCTCTTGCTTTACGACAGTGTGAGGATGTGGAACTGTATGCGGACTGTATGTGTTGTTGTTTATATGCCTTAATTTGAATGAACAAATATAACACTTCACATCATTTCGATTCAGATATCTGGGATCGTAGAACACTATTATAGTATCATCTAACTCAAGGATGCTTTTAATCACAGTATTACATAACTATATGAAGTCCGTGCCACAAATACAAGCATGAAGCATGTAACTCTTAAAACCTTTACAGATATTCAATCACTACCAAAGTCCCACAGCAGAAGCCCTTTACTGAGAGATaacactttttcttttcctggtTCTCAGGCCAAGTGTGTTGAGAGATACAGCTTTCCTCAACCCTAAAAAGCTTCACACCGTGCAGGGGTACAAATAAAAGACTAATAATACATGAGGAAGAGGATACCCCTTCCATTGTTTACTCTGTCCATGTGGGAGGTCGGAACCAGCAAACAAGTTCATTCTGGTTTGTGCTCagattagtagattaattagtaTTAATTCGGATAGGTATCGCTAGTAATCACTTCTAAACCAACTATCAGATGGAGATAATATTGGTACTCGGAGCCGATTTTCACCGCTTCCACGTGTCGGTTTCTCTATAGCTTTTAGTTATTATTTCACTTCCAGTTTTTCTGTGGGTGTCTATTAGCACCATAAACTAATAGCTCATCTTCAACCTAGTTTCTAGACTACTAGTGGAGAATCCGTGAAGAGTGAAGCTAAGCCAAGAAAACGTACAGCATCTATAACAGTCTTGTTTGATAGGTTCTGTGATTTTCTGTTAGGTGCTTGGATAACTTTTTTGTTcagaaatagaaataaaaataaataattcatCAGAAGAATCCAACTCCTGAAAACAAAAGATTCTTAGATGAagttttattgataaaaaaGTTGAGCAATGACTTCATAGTTTTAGGTCCTAGAACTTAACCTAGCTAGAAGGGTACTGATTGGTTAGTGGTCGAGCCAATATCTGGTTTGCAATGCCGGCCATGTCGAACCGACTTGGTTAGAAATCACGTAGTCACTCGCTGTTCTCAAGGAGAAGCCACTAGCATAAGTTGGAGGCCACGCCCTCGTGTTCTAAAATTTTGACATGCTAAACCCcaacttgtttatatatatatttgcattgTTAAAGGTGAAATATTTTTGAGTAATTCTATGCGAAATCACTTGTCAATGTTTCTGCAGGCTCTTAATTTGATGCCTGCTGCTTGATGCTcctctcatgctttcctctttGGGAACTATGCAAATAGCTAGCTTGCCAATAGCACCGCCTCTCCCTCTTCACCCATAAGATCTTATACTAGCTAGTTGATTGCCTATATAGCTATGTATaagttcctttttcttttttaacaatcAATTTAGTTtagaccagaaaaaaaaaatcaactactTATTATTGAATTTAGCTCAATATACATTAGTTTAGTTTTTGAGATAATGCATGATTTAATCATTTTTGTCTTAATATGGTATGTACAATTGATCATAGATTGAGTTATTAAATGATCAGCTGGTTTAAGTGATTAAggaatataaaacaaaaataaattgtatAGAACAGAATAACAATCCATTTGCATCATTTTCCCTCCTTTACCGGTGAGGAAGGGTGATAAGTTGAGTTATTTAACTAGATTAAAGATTCAATCTTCTCCAATATAACAAAATTTCTCCCATGCAAAACAATTTCTCGATCATTGCTTTAGACGCTGAACAATTACCTAATCAATTGGGTAATAGAAGATTACGCAACATCCAGAATTAACGGTTTTCCTTCCGCCATTTTCACCTCATGCGCTTATTATACCTCTTGCAATGTTATAGCTTTTTGAATGGTTTTCCTTGGTGCTACATTATGCTCGTCAAGCTGTAGTACGTAGTATTAGCTAGTACAATAAGTGAATTATTCACtttaattacatcaaaattaatATCAATGAATCTATGTACTGATCACCCCGGCATAAACTCTGCAATACATGATCCTTATATATATACAAGAGAAAATGATAGGATCACGCACAAATTGATGATTCCAAATCTTGTCTCGTATTGAAAGTACCTGATGTACCTAAGTTACAAAATGAATATTCCACtgcccaaaaacaaagaaatattTTTTGTCTGAACCCCTAAAAAAGTATCCGAGAGAAGGTGCATACCTTTGTTTAATGAACACCATTCTTCTGCTTAATTGTTTGTAATAAATATTGAATTTGAGGACCGAATCTCTGACTCACACCGTTGCTGCCTAAATATTGACCCTTACTAATTATCCAACCATCTTAATTTATTTACTGTGTGTTTCAGTTTTGTTTAGTacgtaaataaaaaaaatcacagcGAATATCTGACTATACGAACTTTagttttttgacttttcaacttAGTTAGGCTTCAAAGTTTGAAAGTATGATTTTCATGAGCCTAatcttctttaaaaaaaaaaaatattagacaCTGATACCAACATAATCTTGCAAAATCTAGATTAGTAGAATTTAATTATGCTCTTACAATTCGGCTAGAACTTAACGAAAAGAAAATTGCAATTTGCAATTAGCAATTGAGTAATACATACCTTGCCCTCATGAAAAATCTATGATACATACATGTATGTCATACATATATTTACGAGTAATTAAGAGAATATATTTGTTGTCATTTTGGTaagtagagtcattgtttgtgtgaTTTTAGTTTTATTAGAGATAGTTACGGCACCTAtgacatttttacaagtttatgaacaAATTTTGTCAATGTGATAACTCGATTCAATTATACGTAAATAGTTTAAATGAATGTGAtaattttgttgtcaatgtcgtaaatttagtttaattaaattgtaatttttgtttaattagatGTAAAATAAGTGTATGATAAACATTTTAATACCATAATTCCTGCATGTGATTCAGATAAGTACCCTGGTGTTTTCAATATTAGTGATTCATCCTTCTCTTTTATTTGACAAATGTGACTAATCTCTTTGAGCAGCTTATTTAATCACCTCTGGTTTCATGCATGGCAGAGAAGACATGCGCAAGAAATTAAAACgctaattttcttttatatatatatgatcgtATTAGGGCTAAGTTCTATATATGCAGCTTTATCAAACCCACCACATTCAAAGTTTTGAAAACTGAAAACGCTGTTTTCTTTCCTTATTTTATTGATTTCGTTGTTTAAGTTTTGTGTTCTCCCAAGCTCTGTCTGGACTAGCAGGTAAATATTTTATGCAGGGACAGAGACGTGTCTGAACCCTAGCTTTGACTTGGGTCTTCAACTCTCTCTATAAAACCCACATCAGCCTCTCCAAGTTTCCTCTCTTTCTGAAAAGCTAGAATATCCAAGATAATCaagcaagaaaaaaaacacagagATGCTGAAGATTATTGCAAGCTTCGTACTAGGGTTTCTTTTTGTGAGGCATGCCGTAGGAGACTTCACTGCACATGCTGATCATAAAGGTATGCAAATATAGATAGCTCAGTTTTCTCCTATTAATCCATTTCTCCTAGTTTCAGAAACATTTGACTGATTTGAGGATCGATTTTCTTAAGCTCTAGTACGATTAATTTTGTAGGTAAAGAAGAAGGGTTATTAATGACTGGAAAACATTCTGTATTGCCTGATGAAAAGGTAATTTTTCTATTCATGATTGGTTTTgccaattaagtagtcttttTATTTGCATACCTTCTTAAGCTTCCAAGTTACAGTACGGTCACAATGGCCGGTATTGCTATTTGCACTCCAGAGCATCTTAAAGAAGCCTTCTGGGGATTGCGGGGCTCCGCTTGTTATCTACTTTACTTTCTATGCATAAAATATAGAATACAAGCTAAACCAAATAAGTACGCAGGAACTAATTGATGAAATCTCAAAAATCGCTGGGTCAAGGATTATAGGGATCGGAGGAAGGAAGATGGCGGCACAGAAAGTAGTGCTGAGAAATGGAGAGCTTACTCCTACTACTACTTCATCAAAGAATTCAGGTGCAACATGTGACTCTGAAGCTAGAAAAGGAGATCTAAATGTAGCATGTAAACTTGATCATAAAAGTAGTAGTGCTAAGAAGAAGTTGAAAGTTGCTCATCATGATCACTTTGTAGCTTTTGGTGCTGATTATCATGGACCTGCACGCCATCCTCCTAAACACAATTGAGGCAAAACCCAGCTTTGTTATTCTTAGATGACAGCTCTAGTGAAAATATATGTGTGATATATATCGTGTGTATTGTATGAATTCATctttcaatatataatatgcatTGGAAGGAATTTTCAATCTTTGATTAGTTTGATATGTTTTATTACAACTCGATCTCTCAATGTTTAATATATGAATGCACATCGATCTACTATTGAGATTGCATTgttttggaattaccaaaatttTGTGATGTGGGATAAGGTTAATGATCGATGGGTCATATTAGATCTTTGTTTGTCATGATTGCAGGAAAGGACAGTAATAAGGCTTCAAAGTACAACTTCAACGGAAGACCACAAATCAAATTGAACCAAAAGGTAATAACTCGGTTTCCAGAAACAGAATTTTATGTTGCATGTACTTGATTTTTCATGAGGTAATATTGTTATCAGAAAACAAACCCCCCTCCATTTTGGCTTTTTAGGCTGATGTTTCTAGCTAGTTAAATAGATTACCTTTTCCCAGTCAACAAATTTGCCTCAATGGAACTGGTTACAGTAGGTCACATATTCACATGCATTAATCTAACTCAGCTAGTTGATGGGTTAACACCTGCAGGGTGGGATCAAAATATTGAAAACTGCTGCCAGCAGTACGAGCAGCAACATTGGAATTCCTAGTGATGAGCCAACAAAACACTCTCAAGCAGATGAAGAAACTAGACGGCTTCTTGAAGCAGAAAGAGAGATAGTAAATCTGATGCATAAAGATTATAAGGGATCCTCCGGAGGGAGTATGGGTCGCCGCAAGCCACCCATACACAACCAAGAGCCACAGCATTGAGATGATCAAAACCTAAACTTGTTTAATTAGGCTTACAATTTTGCCCCCGGTCCGGTCTTTTTCCCTTGATCGGTTGGAATTCCCTTGATCCAAGTCCGGTACCATATAGCTTATATTATATAGAATGGGTTTgcttctttaatttcttttgttttttatatcACAGGTAGTGACCATGTACATTAAGTGTGCCTTCACTTCATAGAGCTAGCCTGTCTGCTGATGAGAAATTAGAGTAGTTCTGTGAAGCGTTATATAATCATAATTAAGTTGTTCTAAGCAAATTTTGTAACCAGCATTTGTAATTTTACTTTACTGTTGGTTTATCTTTCTTCAACTTAATCCTGCATGGTAATCTTAATTTACTTTTCAATTTATTTGTACGGTAATTAAGCAATTGCCAAATGAAACAGAAtgaaattggaaattcaaaTACTAAACCGATTAATTTAACTAAACCGGCCAATCATAATTAAGCACTTgtaaaaataatagagaaattACAGTATATATCCAATCTAAAGTCATTTACATAACTAATGCATGCATGTAGCTAGATCGAAACCAAAATCTTATAAAGTTCTATGCAATGTTTATATTCCATACAAATAATTCTCAATAAAAgtatttatcaatttacatGAAACAATTGAGCTAGCTAGATAAATTGATCAGAGAAAGCTGATCGATGTGATCCACCATATAGATATTACATTTGTACAAGTTTCTTGATcacatttgaataattgaaacaGCTAGTTGCTATGATTGAATTAATAGTTTCAGCAGGATGAAAACCGTCCCAAATTAAAGAAGTGACTATTTGGTT is a window from the Rosa chinensis cultivar Old Blush chromosome 2, RchiOBHm-V2, whole genome shotgun sequence genome containing:
- the LOC112183357 gene encoding uncharacterized protein LOC112183357, with protein sequence MLKIIASFVLGFLFVRHAVGDFTAHADHKGKEEGLLMTGKHSVLPDEKELIDEISKIAGSRIIGIGGRKMAAQKVVLRNGELTPTTTSSKNSGKDSNKASKYNFNGRPQIKLNQKGGIKILKTAASSTSSNIGIPSDEPTKHSQADEETRRLLEAEREIVNLMHKDYKGSSGGSMGRRKPPIHNQEPQH